In Sulfitobacter sp. LCG007, the sequence GCACAAATGGGCGGCCGGGGCTGATAACCGGGCTTAATCATACGGTGCTGCCGGATTACCACGCGTGGTGGCGCCGTACTTCGCAAATTGATGCGTGCGCGAGACAGGGGGGGGGCGATGCGCGACATGCCGAGACCCTTTTGCACGTCGACAAGAGGACAAACGAAATGTCGAAGATTCTGAGCACCACCGCCGCGACGGTCTTGGTCATGGCCGGGCTTCCGGCGATGGCCCAGGACGTTTCCTGCCCGATCAAGGTCGGGGTACTGCATTCCCTTTCCGGAACGATGGCGATTTCCGAGACGACGCTGAAGGACACCATGCTGATGCTCGTCGATCAGCAGAACAAGAAGGGCGGGCTGATGGGATGCGATCTCGAAGCGGTGGTCGTCGATCCCGCCTCTGACTGGCCGCTTTTCGCAGAAAAGGCGCGCGAGCTGATCTCGGTCCACGAAGTCGACGTGATCTTCGGCAACTGGACCTCGGTCAGCCGCAAGTCCGTGCTGCCCGTGATCGAAGAGCTGAACGGCCTGCTGTTCTACCCGGTTCAGTACGAGGGCGAAGAGTCCTCGAAGAACGTCTTCTACACCGGGGCCGCGCCAAACCAGCAGGCGATCCCGGCGACGGATTACTTCATCGACGAGCTTGGCGTCGAGAAGTTCGCGCTGCTCGGCACCGACTACGTCTATCCGCGCACCACCAACAACATCCTCGAGTCCTACCTGAAGTCCAAGGGCATCGCCGAAGAGGACATCTTCGTCAACTATACGCCCTTCGGCCATTCCGACTGGTCCAAGATCGTCGCGGATGTCGTGGCCCTTGGCGCGGACGGCAAGAAGGTGGGCGTGATCTCGACCATCAACGGCGACGCCAATGTGGGCTTCTACAAGGAGCTGGCCGCGGCGGGCGTCTCAGCGGACGACATCCCGGTCGTGGCATTCTCGGTCGGGGAAGAGGAGCTTTCGGGCCTCGACACCACCAACCTCGTCGGCCATCTGGCGGCATGGAACTACTTCATGTCCGCCGATACGCCGGAAAACGCCACCTTCATCGACGAATGGCATGCCTTCATCGGCGATGACAGCCGCGTGACCAACGACCCGATGGAGGCCCACTACATCGGCTTCAACATGTGGGTGAACGCCGCAACGGCAGCCGGGACAACCGACGTCGACGCAGTGCGCGAGGCGATGTGGGGCCAGGAATTCCCGAACCTGACCGGCGGTACCGCCGTGATGGGCGTGAACCACCACCTGTCCAAACCCGTGCTGATCGGCGAGATCCAGGCGGATGGCCAGTTCGACATCGTATCCGAGACCGATCCGGTTCCGGGCGATGCATGGACCGACTACCTGCCGGAATCCGCGGTGCTCGAATCCGATTGGAAGGATCTCGAATGCGGCATGTACAACACCGAGACGAAGACCTGCGTGCAGATCAAGTCGAACTACTGAACTGAGCGGCGCGGGGGCCGAAGGGTCCCCGCCCCCATCTCCGGCCCGGAGCAGGCATGACACGTACCCTTTCAATGCTTCTCGCCGGCGTGCTGGCGATCTGCGCGACAGTCGCCGGCGCGCAGGACGCGCCCGGAAGCGAGATCCAGTCCCTGCTTCAGAACCACCGCGAGATCATCGAGAAATCGTCGCGGACCACCATTCAGCCGGCCATCGACGCGCTTGCCGACAGCGGCCTTCCCGCCGCGCGAGACGTTCTCGAGAAATGGCAGGCCCGAGAGATGTGGCAGGACGAGGAGACCGGGCTTTTCTACTTCGTCGAGGAAGCGGGAAAGGATGCCGAAGGGACCTCGCTTCTTTCCCTCGTCGATATCGCGACCGGCGGCGAGGTCGCGACCGTTCCCGCCAGCCGGATGGACCAGCTGAAACCGAACAGCGGGATCCGCGCGCTGATGGGCGCGGCATTGGTGCGTTTCCAGTTGAAGGATCCCGACGCGGCGGTGCGCTCCGGCGCGCTGGCGGCGATCGAGCGCGACCCGCAGGACTCCCATCTGGCGACCCTTCGACGGGCACTCGAAGGCGAGGATGATCCGCAGATCGCTGCCCGCATGGAGCGGCTGGAACGTCTGATGACGATACGCTTCGGCGCAGATGACGCCGAGAAGATCGCGGCCATAGAAAGCGTGCATGGCGATCTGGCCGTGGATGTGCGCGCGACGCTGAACCCGCTTCTCGTGACGCGCCTGATGGCCGCCGAAGGCGACGTGCCCGAGGTGCCGGCGCTGGCCGACGTGCTGAAGCCGGACACCGAAGAGCTGTCCCGCGACGCCGCCTACGAGGTGCTTGTCGCCGAAGGGCTGGCCCCGCCGCGCATCAGCATCGCCGACCAGAAGGCCGCACTCATCGCGAATATCGAGGACGGCAAGGTGGCGGGGATCGAGGTGGCCAGCCTTGGGACCGACGCCGCACGAGACACGGCCTACGAGGCGCTGGTGAACGCCGGAACCGTCCACGCCGCCGCCACGGAAAGCGAGATCGATGCCATTCTCGACGCCTTCTCCTTCTTCACCGTCTATACCGCCGCCTCGCCCGAGGTCGCCGCCGCCGCGGCAGAGGCGCTGCGCTCGATCGACACGAAACTGATGCTGAACCAGTTCCTCGACCTGACGCTGGACGCGATGTCGCTGGCGTCGATCTACTTTCTAGCTGCCATCGGGCTTGCGATCACCTTCGGGGTCATGGGCGTCATCAACATGGCGCATGGCGAGTTCATCATGATGGGCGCCTATACCGGCTACGTGGTGCAACTGCTGATCCCGGACCGGACCTTGTCGATCATCGTCGCCCTGCCGCTTGCCTTCGCAGTTACTTTCGCGGCGGGGGTCATCATGGAACGGCTGGTGATCCGCTGGCTCTATCACCGTCCGCTCGAGACACTGCTTGCGACCTTTGGCATTTCGATCGCGCTGCAGCAGATCGCCAAGAACATCTTCGGCACCCAGGCCCGTCCCCTGACCGCGCCCGACTGGCTCGACGGATCGCTGGTACTGAACGACATAGTCGCGATCAGCTACATCCGCATCGCGATCTTCGTTCTGGCGCTGCTCTTCCTCGTGTTGTTCCTCTTCCTCATGAACCGCACCCGGCTGGGCCTCGAGGTCCGCGCGGTGACACAGAACGCGCGCATGGCCGGGTCCATGGGCATCAATCCCGACCGGATAAACATGCTGACCTTCGGCCTCGGCTCCGGCATTGCCGGGATCGCCGGCGTGGCCATCGGGCTTTACGCAAAGGTCACATCGGAGATGGGGCAGGACTACATCGTGCAATCCTTCATGACCGTGGTCGTCGGCGGTGTCGGCAACATCTGGGGCACTCTGGTCGGGGCGACGCTGGTCGGCACGACGCAGAAGGGGATCGAATGGCTGAACCCGTCGAACACGCTGGCGGCGCAGACCTACATGATCCTGTTCATTATCCTCTTCATCCAGTTCCGCCCGAGAGGCATCATCGCCCTCAAGGGCCGGGCAGCGGAGGCGTGAGATGACCGATACCGCGCTCGGGCCCGCCGGTATGCGCCGCCCCTTCGTCAGCCGCCACCCGTCCGTGCTGATCTTCCTCCTCTGCCTCGCCGCCTTCACGCTGGGCATCACACTCCTGTCGGAAGGGTTCGGCATCGGCGCCATCTCCACCAGTTTCGTCAAGACGCTGGGCAAGACGCTCTGCCTCTGCCTGGTCGCCCTGGCGATGGATCTGGTCTGGGGCTATTGCGGCATCCTTTCGCTGGGTCACATGGCCTTCTTCGGAATCGGCGGCTACGCCATCGGCATGTGGCTGATGTACGCCCGAACCCGGATCATCGTGGTCGACAGCCTTTCCGCCGCCGTCCTGCCCCCGACGCCGCAAGAGATATCCGACGGGATCGCGACGCAGATCTTCGGGGTCGTGGGCGCCTCCGAACTGCCTCCGATATGGGCCTTCGCGCATTCGCTGCCGCTGCAACTCGCCGCCGTCGTGCTGGTGCCGGGACTGCTGGCCCTTGTCTTCGGCTGGCTCGCCTTCCGCAGCCGGGTGACAGGCGTCTACCTGTCGATCCTGACCCAGGCGATGACGCTGGCGCTTTCTCTGTACCTCTTCCAGAACGACAGCGGGCTGCGCGGCAACAACGGTCTATCGGGTCTGCAGAACCTGCCCGGCCTCGGACAGGTCCCCCAATCCGTCATATCGATCTGGTTCTTCTGGGCTTCGGCCTTTGCCCTTGGCGCGGGCTATCTCCTCTGCGCCTGGCTGGTGTCGGGCAAGTTCGGATCCGTGATCCGCGCCATCCGGGACGACGAGGCGCGGGTGCGCTTTCTCGGCTACCCGGTCGAGGGCTTCAAACTTGTGGTCTTCACCTTGACCGCCATCATCGCGGGGATCGCCGGGGCGCTCTACTATCCGCAGGCGGGCATCGTGAACCCCGCCGAAATGGCACCCATCGCCTCGATCTACCTCGCGGTCTGGGTCGCCATCGGCGGGCGCGGGCGGCTTTACGGGGCGGTGATCGGTGCCGCCTTCGTGTCGCTGCTGTCGACCTGGTTCACCGGGGGGCAGGCGCCCGACCTCGTGCTCGGCCCTCTGCGGGTTGAATGGGTCGACTGGTGGACCGTGCTGCTGGGCCTGTCATTCGTGGTCGTCACGCTCTTTGCGCCCAAAGGCATCGGAGGCCTTGTCGATCTGATATCGGAGAGGCGTTCGCCCGACCGCCACGGCGCGGACCTCGGCCCCGAACCCGGCGCCCTGCGCGAGAAGGAGGCAGAGCAATGACGACGCTGCTAGAGGTCTCCGGCGTTTCGGTCTCGTTTGACGGCTTCAAGGCGATCAACAACCTGTCCTTCCAGATCGCCGAGCGCGAGTTGCGCGCGGTGATCGGGCCTAACGGGGCCGGAAAGACGACCTTCATGGACATCATCACCGGCAAGACGCGGCCGAACGAAGGCCGCGTGATCTACGGCGACAAGGGTGCGTCGCTGCTGTCGATGTCGGAAAGCAGGATCGCGCAGGCAGGTATCGGGCGCAAGTTCCAGCGCCCCACCGTATTCGAGGACCAGAGCGTGCTCGACAATCTCATGATGGCGTTGAAAAAGGCGCGCGGGCCGTTCGCGGTGCTGTTCTTCCGGCCGACCCCGCAGGATCACGCCAGGGTCGAAGAACTGGCTGCCGAAATCGGACTGTCCGCCGCGCTTCACCGCAAGGCAGGAGAGTTGAGCCATGGCCAGAAGCAATGGCTCGAGATCGGGATGCTGCTGGCCCAGGAACCGCAGCTTCTGCTGGTCGACGAACCCGCCGCCGGCATGACGCCGGCCGAGCGCGAACATACCACGGACCTGCTGAAGGAGGCGGCCAGGACCCGCGCGGTCGTCGTCGTCGAGCATGACATGGAGTTCGTGCGAAGGCTCGACTGCAAGGTGACCGTCCTTCACGAAGGCTCGGTTCTTGCCGAGGGGTCCATCGACCATGTCACCCGCAACGAGAAAGTCATCGAGGTCTACCTTGGGCGCTGAAATCCTGAAGCTCGAAGGGCTGACGCTGCATTACGGCGGCAGCCAGATCCTCAACGGCATCGACCTGAGCGCGGCGAAGGGAGAGGTCACCTGTGTGATGGGCACCAACGGCGTCGGCAAGACCAGCCTGCTCAAGGCGATCTCGGGCACACATCCCCGGTCCGGGGGCACATATACGCTGGACGGCGAGGCCTTGGGCCGGATCCCCGCCCATGCACTGGCGCAGAAGGGCGTGGGCTACGTGCCGCAGGGCCGGGACATCTTTCCGCTGATGACGGTGCGTGAGAACCTCGAGACAGGGTTCGCCTGCCTGCCGAAGTCCGAGCATTTCGTGCCGGACGAGATCTTCGATCTCTTCCCCATCCTCAAGGAATTCCTCGGGCGACGCGGCGGCGACCTGTCAGGAGGACAGCAGCAGCAGCTCGCCATCGCGCGCGCGCTGATCGCCAAGCCGAAGCTGCTGCTGCTCGACGAGCCGACCGAGGGCATCCAGCCCAACATCATCCAGCAGATCGGCCGGGTGATCGAACATCTGCGCGAAAGGGCCGAGATGGCGATCGTCCTGGTCGAGCAGTACTTCAGCTTCGCCTACGACCTCGGCGACGCTTTCCATGTGATCGAGCGCGGCGCCGTCAAGCTGAGCGGACGCAGGGGCGAGATCGACCGCGAAAGGCTTCTGGCCAGCGTGTCGGTCTGAAACGCGCGGACAAGGCGTCTTCGTCCGGGCATGGCTCGCGCGTCACGATCAGGCCGCTCAGACGATCCCGCTGGTGCCGGGCGCTTTGGCAGGACGCTATTCCGACACTCGCCGGCGGCATCCCGGGAGACGGTAGCTACTGTCCGGTTCCACATCCGTGCGGAACACGGTTTCAAAAGGCCATCGCCGAACTCGAAGCCGCTGGCGAACTAAACCGGACCGTGGCCGCCGCCAAGCTCGAGCGAGCCATGTGCGGAAACGCTAGGCAATATCGGAGGCGGATGGATGGGGAAGAGGATCAGGAAAATCTCGTCGCAAAACCCGGTCCACCTGATCGGTGAATTTTTCCGTATCGAGGAAGTAGTTTGGGTAAGCGCGCCGAAGCGCGTTAATATTGTCGACCGAGACCAGAACCACCTGAATTGATGAGCCGTCTGGCACAGCACTTTCCATCTCGGTATATTGGGCGTTTGCAACCTCCGACTCTCGCGCCTTGTATTGTGCAACTGTAATTTTCCCTGGCGCCGGGTCCGGCTCTAATCTCAGCAGGAAGTATTTTGCGCCTTTGACCTTCGACACGTGCTCAATTGTCGTGTTGTAGGCCATGAGCATCTCACTAACATGGAGCTTAGCAGCGAGCTCCTCAATTTCGCTGGCGAGTTTTTCCTTGTCCGTGGGCGTACCAGGCACCGGATTGCAGCCTTCAATTGCTGCTATTGCCGAACCCATGAGCGCAAAAAATCGAAGCCAATCTTCGTCACCTTGGCTTGATTTTAGCGCCTGCTTGGTGAAGATGCCGACTGCCTCGACGGCTGTTGCCCAAGCATGCTGTAACTGCGAACGTATTTGGATTTCGACTTTAGTCCCATCGTAGGCAGACGTAGCCGCCGTTCCACGGTACTCGTAGACAAGATGGTGGCAACGGTAGCCTTCCGGCTTGGGTTGGGTGATGTAGTCCTTTTCGCCCCGGAACTTGTGGTCAAACCTGCTCTCTTTGTAACGTTTAACTAGACGGCGGACGTCCCTGACGTTCTTCAAAACCGCCCTACAGCCTGCGATGTCTTGCATCTGGCTCATTCGCATCGTCGGCTGACGAGAAAGTTTTGCATGGATAGATTCTAGACGCTTGATGCGCTGCGCTACGATGACCGTACGTTCTATCTTGCGGGCCCGATTTCGCAGAGTGATCTGGAACGTGTTCAGCGGGTAGCTATGGGCCGAGCGCCAGTTGTTAATGACCTTGAGCGCACTGACACCCTCATTTGTGCTAACAGGGAAATCAATCTTCGCCAAATGACGGCCGGCTCCGTCAATCTCTCCTTTATCGTATTCGGGAACTGCCCAGTCCATTCCGCACCCATCTGCCGCTCGCTGAATTGGCTAGCACAGTTCTGTAGGGTTGGGTATGCCAAATATAACAATGCCTATCAAACAGCCCTCAGTTCCAGCCGCCCGGCTCCTGTTCGGGATCGAGCGGAGGGATTTCGATCCGGTCGAGGTTCTCCTGCGTCAGGTCCTTGCGCGGCAGGTATTCCGGCAGGAATCTCCGCAGGTAGGTCACCGCACATGCCGTGCCCTCGCGGCGGTATTCGTCGGTGATCGAGCCGTGATGACCATAGGACAGCGACCATATCCCGTCCATCGCCGCGGCCGCGACCTCGAGATGCCGGGCCAGATCGGGCATCGGCTGCATGTCGAAATAGGCCTCGAACATCCGCGCCCTGCTTCGGGCGAGCCGGGCGTTCCCGGCGAAATCGGCATTGCGCACGGCGACCGAAACCCCTGCCCCCAGGAACAGGCGCAAGGCGGCGGGCCGACTGTTCTGGAACGCGGCCGCCTGGATGTGCTTCATCTCCAGAAGCTCTTGCCAGCTCTTCGGCTCCGGATCGGTCAACGGCCGGATGGAGCGCTGGTAGATCTCTTCGTTGAAACGCCGGGCGAGCGCGACGAAGACCGCATTGCGATTGGGAAAGAAGTAATAGACCGAAGCCAGGGAGACTTCGGCGACCTCGGCGATCTGGGCAAGGCTGATATCCTCGTCCACGTCCCGCGACAGAAGGGATTCCGTCGAATCCAGCAGCAGGTTGTAGCGCTCGACGCCCCGCTTGCGCATGGGCCGGTTCTGGACCTTGGGATCCCCGATGATCTGAGACGTGTCCAAATTCCTGCTTTCGTTACCTGTGCGCCACCAGTCTATGTGCCGTGCCATGACGCGGCAAGGCCGCAACGCCGCGTGGAAAAGGGCCGCCAGATGGGCGGCCCCCTGAAACTGGTCCGAGACCGGCGCGTCCTACTGCAAAAGCCAGTTCGTCCAGCGCTCGCGCAATTCGTCGCGATGCGCGCCGATCCATTCGAAATCCGGATCGACCAGAAGTTCGTAATTGTCGGGATAGGTGGCATACAGCTTCTGTTCTTCTTCGGGCAACTGGCTGAGACCGATCGTCGAGGATGTGGCATAGCCGACCGCCTGGATGAAGCCGGGATGGCCGTCGGCGGCGCCATAGAAATAGTCGATGAACTTCATCGCGCCTTCGGGGTTCGGCGACCCCTTGAGCACGGCAAGATATCCGGTGTCCCGGATCGCGCCGTCCCATGCCATCGCAAAGGGAGCACCGTCCTGAAGAACCTTCAGCGCGCGGCCGGAATAGGCCATCGTCATCGCGACTTCGTTGTCGCGCATGATCTGCTGGACCTGATTGCCGGTTTTCCACCAGACGGCGATATGCGGGCGGATCTCGTCAAGCTTGGCATATGCCCGGTCGAGGTCGAGAGGGTAGAGGTCTTCCTTGGCGACACCGTCCGCCAGCAAGGCAACGGTCGGCAGCCACCAGTCCCGGTCGCCGGTATCGGGAAGGCCGCGCGGTCCGGGGAAGTTCTCGACATCCCAGAAATCGGCCCAGCTCGTCGGCGCGTTCCCGGCGTAGGTTTCGGTATTGTAAGTCAGGACCATGCCGCCCGTCGTCCGCGCGATCCCCTTCGGCTGGCAGGCCCCGGGAAGCGCGAACTCCTTCACGTTTTCAAGCGTGTCGCAGGGAATGTCCTCGAGCATGTCC encodes:
- the urtD gene encoding urea ABC transporter ATP-binding protein UrtD, yielding MTTLLEVSGVSVSFDGFKAINNLSFQIAERELRAVIGPNGAGKTTFMDIITGKTRPNEGRVIYGDKGASLLSMSESRIAQAGIGRKFQRPTVFEDQSVLDNLMMALKKARGPFAVLFFRPTPQDHARVEELAAEIGLSAALHRKAGELSHGQKQWLEIGMLLAQEPQLLLVDEPAAGMTPAEREHTTDLLKEAARTRAVVVVEHDMEFVRRLDCKVTVLHEGSVLAEGSIDHVTRNEKVIEVYLGR
- the urtB gene encoding urea ABC transporter permease subunit UrtB; the encoded protein is MTRTLSMLLAGVLAICATVAGAQDAPGSEIQSLLQNHREIIEKSSRTTIQPAIDALADSGLPAARDVLEKWQAREMWQDEETGLFYFVEEAGKDAEGTSLLSLVDIATGGEVATVPASRMDQLKPNSGIRALMGAALVRFQLKDPDAAVRSGALAAIERDPQDSHLATLRRALEGEDDPQIAARMERLERLMTIRFGADDAEKIAAIESVHGDLAVDVRATLNPLLVTRLMAAEGDVPEVPALADVLKPDTEELSRDAAYEVLVAEGLAPPRISIADQKAALIANIEDGKVAGIEVASLGTDAARDTAYEALVNAGTVHAAATESEIDAILDAFSFFTVYTAASPEVAAAAAEALRSIDTKLMLNQFLDLTLDAMSLASIYFLAAIGLAITFGVMGVINMAHGEFIMMGAYTGYVVQLLIPDRTLSIIVALPLAFAVTFAAGVIMERLVIRWLYHRPLETLLATFGISIALQQIAKNIFGTQARPLTAPDWLDGSLVLNDIVAISYIRIAIFVLALLFLVLFLFLMNRTRLGLEVRAVTQNARMAGSMGINPDRINMLTFGLGSGIAGIAGVAIGLYAKVTSEMGQDYIVQSFMTVVVGGVGNIWGTLVGATLVGTTQKGIEWLNPSNTLAAQTYMILFIILFIQFRPRGIIALKGRAAEA
- a CDS encoding TetR/AcrR family transcriptional regulator codes for the protein MDTSQIIGDPKVQNRPMRKRGVERYNLLLDSTESLLSRDVDEDISLAQIAEVAEVSLASVYYFFPNRNAVFVALARRFNEEIYQRSIRPLTDPEPKSWQELLEMKHIQAAAFQNSRPAALRLFLGAGVSVAVRNADFAGNARLARSRARMFEAYFDMQPMPDLARHLEVAAAAMDGIWSLSYGHHGSITDEYRREGTACAVTYLRRFLPEYLPRKDLTQENLDRIEIPPLDPEQEPGGWN
- the urtE gene encoding urea ABC transporter ATP-binding subunit UrtE, translated to MSPATRKSSRSTLGAEILKLEGLTLHYGGSQILNGIDLSAAKGEVTCVMGTNGVGKTSLLKAISGTHPRSGGTYTLDGEALGRIPAHALAQKGVGYVPQGRDIFPLMTVRENLETGFACLPKSEHFVPDEIFDLFPILKEFLGRRGGDLSGGQQQQLAIARALIAKPKLLLLDEPTEGIQPNIIQQIGRVIEHLRERAEMAIVLVEQYFSFAYDLGDAFHVIERGAVKLSGRRGEIDRERLLASVSV
- the urtC gene encoding urea ABC transporter permease subunit UrtC, encoding MRRPFVSRHPSVLIFLLCLAAFTLGITLLSEGFGIGAISTSFVKTLGKTLCLCLVALAMDLVWGYCGILSLGHMAFFGIGGYAIGMWLMYARTRIIVVDSLSAAVLPPTPQEISDGIATQIFGVVGASELPPIWAFAHSLPLQLAAVVLVPGLLALVFGWLAFRSRVTGVYLSILTQAMTLALSLYLFQNDSGLRGNNGLSGLQNLPGLGQVPQSVISIWFFWASAFALGAGYLLCAWLVSGKFGSVIRAIRDDEARVRFLGYPVEGFKLVVFTLTAIIAGIAGALYYPQAGIVNPAEMAPIASIYLAVWVAIGGRGRLYGAVIGAAFVSLLSTWFTGGQAPDLVLGPLRVEWVDWWTVLLGLSFVVVTLFAPKGIGGLVDLISERRSPDRHGADLGPEPGALREKEAEQ
- a CDS encoding extracellular solute-binding protein produces the protein MRKTQGLAGATLALTLLSGTAASADEIVIATTGGLMRNMMEEYFYQPFTEASGTEVIPFDIEVPDQWARAEGMVRTGEVEFDIVTATGPDLVGKADMLEDIPCDTLENVKEFALPGACQPKGIARTTGGMVLTYNTETYAGNAPTSWADFWDVENFPGPRGLPDTGDRDWWLPTVALLADGVAKEDLYPLDLDRAYAKLDEIRPHIAVWWKTGNQVQQIMRDNEVAMTMAYSGRALKVLQDGAPFAMAWDGAIRDTGYLAVLKGSPNPEGAMKFIDYFYGAADGHPGFIQAVGYATSSTIGLSQLPEEEQKLYATYPDNYELLVDPDFEWIGAHRDELRERWTNWLLQ
- a CDS encoding RelA/SpoT domain-containing protein — protein: MDWAVPEYDKGEIDGAGRHLAKIDFPVSTNEGVSALKVINNWRSAHSYPLNTFQITLRNRARKIERTVIVAQRIKRLESIHAKLSRQPTMRMSQMQDIAGCRAVLKNVRDVRRLVKRYKESRFDHKFRGEKDYITQPKPEGYRCHHLVYEYRGTAATSAYDGTKVEIQIRSQLQHAWATAVEAVGIFTKQALKSSQGDEDWLRFFALMGSAIAAIEGCNPVPGTPTDKEKLASEIEELAAKLHVSEMLMAYNTTIEHVSKVKGAKYFLLRLEPDPAPGKITVAQYKARESEVANAQYTEMESAVPDGSSIQVVLVSVDNINALRRAYPNYFLDTEKFTDQVDRVLRRDFPDPLPHPSASDIA
- the urtA gene encoding urea ABC transporter substrate-binding protein, producing MSKILSTTAATVLVMAGLPAMAQDVSCPIKVGVLHSLSGTMAISETTLKDTMLMLVDQQNKKGGLMGCDLEAVVVDPASDWPLFAEKARELISVHEVDVIFGNWTSVSRKSVLPVIEELNGLLFYPVQYEGEESSKNVFYTGAAPNQQAIPATDYFIDELGVEKFALLGTDYVYPRTTNNILESYLKSKGIAEEDIFVNYTPFGHSDWSKIVADVVALGADGKKVGVISTINGDANVGFYKELAAAGVSADDIPVVAFSVGEEELSGLDTTNLVGHLAAWNYFMSADTPENATFIDEWHAFIGDDSRVTNDPMEAHYIGFNMWVNAATAAGTTDVDAVREAMWGQEFPNLTGGTAVMGVNHHLSKPVLIGEIQADGQFDIVSETDPVPGDAWTDYLPESAVLESDWKDLECGMYNTETKTCVQIKSNY